One genomic segment of Ctenopharyngodon idella isolate HZGC_01 chromosome 7, HZGC01, whole genome shotgun sequence includes these proteins:
- the fshb gene encoding follitropin subunit beta → MRMRFVVMVMLLPALMRAGSECRSSCRLTNISITMESEECGSCITIDTTACAGLCKTQERVYRSPMMQNYQNTCNFREWTYETYEFKGCPPGTDSVFTYPVALSCECSKCNSDIADCGVLSQQTSSCTVH, encoded by the exons ATGAGGATGCGCTTCGTTGTTATGGTGATGCTGTTGCCAGCGCTAATGAGGGCAGGATCAGAATGCAGGTCCAGCTGTCGGCTAACCAATATCTCCATTACCATGGAAAGTGAGGAATGTGGCAGCTGCATCACAATTGACACCACAGCCTGTGCCGGGCTTTGCAAAACACAG GAAAGAGTTTACCGTAGCCCCATGATGCAGAACTACCAGAACACCTGTAACTTCAGAGAATGGACCTACGAGACGTATGAGTTTAAAGGCTGCCCTCCCGGGACTGACTCGGTTTTCACGTACCCTGTGGCCCTCAGCTGTGAGTGCAGCAAGTGTAACTCTGACATCGCAGACTGTGGAGTTCTCAGCCAGCAGACATCCAGCTGCACTGTACATTAG